In Arachis hypogaea cultivar Tifrunner chromosome 17, arahy.Tifrunner.gnm2.J5K5, whole genome shotgun sequence, a single window of DNA contains:
- the LOC112762926 gene encoding uncharacterized protein, translating to MVESPCRCNQTSGGAGIILESPAGVIYEQSIKFEFPVSNNQVEYEVLLGGLILAREVGATRLEVCSDSQVVTSQVNGTYQARDLLLQKYLEKVKELSEQFEEVTIQHVPRERNTRAYLLSKLASTKPGAGNRSLIQGLVKEPSVVLQLTQSEPSWMDPIIDFLEKARLSSDDKLAKTIRREAAKYAIIQGHLFKKGISQPLLKCLHPDQTDYVLRKVHEGCCGHHIGGKALARKLIRAGYYWPSMMKDSKEFVRKCIKCHENTNFHRAPTNGQVEAANKVILLGLKKWLDKKKGAWADELASFLWSYRTTQQSSTGETPFCLTYGVDAMIPVEISEPSPRLLLGGVEEAVEKDLVDEAREMAHLSKVALKQRMALRYNTKVLRRDFEQNDLVLQRNDIGMPTQGEGKLTANWEGPYRVKEVIGKGAYKLERLDGKEVPRT from the exons ATGGTGGAATCTCCATGTAGATGCAACCAAACGTCCGGAGGCGCCGGGATCATCCTGGAGAGCCCCGCCGGAGTCATATATGAACAGTCGATCAAGTTTGAGTTCCCAGTGTCAAACAATCAAGTAGAGTACGAAGTCCTTCTGGGCGGCTTAATCTTAGCTCGGGAAGTCGGAGCTACAAGGCTAGAGGTTTGCAGTGACTCGCAAGTCGTTACCTCTCAGGTCAATGGAACCTACCAAGCCAGAGATTTACTGTTACAGAAGTACCTGGAGAAGGTCAAAGAGTTGAGCGAGCAATTTGAGGAGGTCACGATCCAACACGTTCCGAGGGAAAGGAACACACGAGCATACCTCCTGTCCAAGCTAgcaagcaccaaaccaggggccgGCAACCGGTCTCTCATTCAAGGTTTGGTAAAGGAACCATCTGTGGTCCTCCAATTGACCCAATCAGAACCCTCTTGGATGGACCCGATCATTGATTTTCTGGAGAAGGCAAGACTTTCCAGCGACGACAAGCTAGCCAAAACGATAAGGCGGGAAGCGGCCAAGTATGCCATCATACAGGGCCATTTGTTTAAAAAAGGAATTAGCCAACCTTTATTGAAATGCCTGCATCCCGATCAAACGGACTATGTGCTCAGAAAGGTCCACGAGGGGTGCTGCGgtcaccacatcgggggcaaagcttTAGCAAGAAAGCTCATCAGAGCAGGGTATTACTGGCCATCAATGATGAAGGACTCCAAAGAATTCGTAAGGAAATGCATCAAATGCCATGAGAACACCAATTTCCACAGGGCGCCG ACAAACGGCCAAGTTGAGGCCGCGAATAAGGTCATCTTGCTAGGCCTCAAAAAGTGGCTTGATAAGAAAAAGGGAGCATGGGCCGACGAACTCGCCTCCTTCCTCTGGTCCTACCGCACAACCCAGCAATCGTCCACCGGGGAAACCCCATTCTGCCTGACATACGGGGTGGATGCTATGATACCCGTAGAGATCAGCGAACCGAGCCCACGGTTGCTTCTGGGAGGAGTAGAGGAAGCTGTAGAGAAAGATCTAGTAGACGAGGCGAGAGAGATGGCCCATTTGTCGAAAGTAGCACTGAAGCAAAGAATGGCCCTACGCTATAACACCAAAGTACTCAGGAGAGATTTCGAACAAAATGACCTGGTCCTGCAGCGCAACGACATCGGGATGCCGACTCAGGGGGAAGGTAAGCTGACGGCTAACTGGGAAGGCCCTTACAGGGTCAAAGAGGTGATTGGTAAGGGCGCCTACAAGTTGGAAAGACTCGACGGCAAGGAAGTCCCGAGAACTTGA